One window from the genome of Longimicrobiaceae bacterium encodes:
- the gap gene encoding type I glyceraldehyde-3-phosphate dehydrogenase, with protein MAIRVAINGFGRIGRNVLRAAKEAGVADVDFVAVNDLTDTATLAHLLRHDSVHGHYPGTVEARENALVVDGDEVRVLSEKDPGALPWRDLGVDLVIESTGRFTKRDDAAKHLDAGAKKVIISAPAKGEDITVVLGVNEEQYDPANHHVVSNASCTTNCLAPVVKVLLDEFGWRRGLMTTVHAYTNDQQILDLPHKDLRRARAAGMSIIPTTTGAAKATGLVIPEVKGKIDGVAMRVPTPDVSIVDLTAELDQEVTAEQVNDALRRAAEGRMKGILAFEEEELVSVDYTGNPASSIVDAASTNVLAGLVKVMAWYDNEWGYSNRCVDLARYMGKRL; from the coding sequence ATGGCCATTCGGGTTGCCATCAACGGTTTCGGCCGGATCGGGCGCAACGTCCTCCGCGCCGCCAAGGAGGCCGGCGTCGCCGACGTGGACTTCGTGGCGGTGAACGACCTCACCGACACCGCGACGCTGGCCCACCTCCTCCGCCACGACTCCGTGCACGGGCACTACCCCGGCACCGTCGAGGCGCGGGAGAACGCGCTGGTGGTGGACGGCGACGAGGTGCGGGTCCTCTCCGAGAAGGACCCGGGGGCGCTCCCCTGGCGCGACCTGGGCGTGGACCTGGTGATCGAGTCCACGGGCCGCTTCACGAAGCGGGACGACGCCGCGAAGCACCTGGACGCGGGCGCGAAGAAGGTCATCATCTCCGCCCCGGCCAAGGGCGAGGACATCACGGTCGTGCTGGGCGTGAACGAGGAGCAGTACGACCCGGCGAACCACCACGTGGTCTCCAACGCGAGCTGCACCACCAACTGCCTGGCCCCCGTGGTGAAGGTGCTGCTGGACGAGTTCGGGTGGCGGCGAGGGCTGATGACCACCGTGCACGCCTACACCAACGACCAGCAGATCCTCGACCTCCCGCACAAGGACCTGCGCCGCGCCCGCGCCGCCGGCATGTCGATCATCCCGACCACCACCGGCGCCGCCAAGGCCACGGGGCTGGTGATCCCGGAGGTTAAGGGGAAGATCGACGGCGTCGCCATGCGCGTGCCGACCCCGGACGTGTCCATCGTGGACCTCACCGCGGAGCTGGACCAGGAGGTCACGGCCGAGCAGGTCAACGACGCCCTGCGCCGCGCGGCCGAGGGGCGGATGAAGGGGATCCTCGCGTTCGAGGAGGAGGAGCTGGTCTCGGTGGACTACACCGGGAACCCGGCCTCGTCCATCGTGGATGCGGCCTCTACCAACGTCCTCGCCGGACTCGTCAAGGTCATGGCCTGGTACGACAACGAGTGGGGGTACAGCAACCGCTGCGTGGACCTGGCCCGCTACATGGGCAAGCGGCTCTAG